In Chitinibacter sp. FCG-7, the genomic stretch CAAAATCAGTGCGTATCCGCAAGCGTTTCCTGACTGAGAACGAGCGTAAACGTAATTACAAAGCTTCATCGAACTAAGATGTACCATTCGCCAGCGCATTGCTGGCGAAGTATCAGCGATGAAAAAAAGCCAATCACTGCGGTGATTGGCTTTTTTATTGCCTGCTATTTTTGCCATTCTTTTTTAGGGGGTATAAACAAAGGGGGTATGCTGCACAATGAGTGTGAAGCAATACCCCCTTGGCATGTATTAGTGCAGGGTTTATTTCGAGTTTATTTCAGCTGCAGCAACAAATCATTCAGGATTTTCTTTTGCACATCCGGATTGATTGCGCCTTCCTTGCTCGATAGCGCCAGCAGCGTTTTGCCGCCTTGCTCGGTCAGCTTGACTTCAAAAGTCTGGCCCAGCGATTTGCTAGCCGCATCGCTGGCATCCGATTTTTTCCAGAAGGCCAGTGCGCTGAAATAGCTGGTTTCGCTTTCTTTATCAATATCGCTGGCGGCACGTTGTACGGTGTAAACCCCGGTGCTGCGGTTGCGATCCTGAATATTGTAACCAATCCGGTCAAATGCCAGACCAACGCGACGCCATGCGCGATCGTAGCCATCCAGAATCTCGATTTGCTGGCTGGCCAGCAGATTGGCGCGCGCAGGCAGGTTTTCGACAGGCTTAATGGCTTGTTGGCTAGCTTCTTTGCTGACGCCAAAGGATTGCAGCATCAAACCCATGATTTCTGCTTCCAGTTCAGGTTTTGGTGCGCTTGGTGTCCAGACTGTGCCATTCCATTGCTGGGTAGTTGCTTGACCTTCTTTGTAAACTTCAGTCATGCCACGGTGAGTGATATAGATATTGACCGCATTGGGTTTGCTGCTGCGTTCAATCCTAGCCCGGTATTTGTCCAGTGTGTCGGTTGATACAAATTGATCTGCAATCTTGCGGAATAATTTGGTGATTGCATCGGTGGGTAAATCTGCCCGATTTTGCAGCCAGTCGGTTTCCATGATGCCGATGGTCGGATTTTCGGTGGTCAGAATAAAACCATTTGATAGCCAGAAATCTTTCACATTATCCCAAGCCTGATCTGGTGTAACATCCGCTTCAATAAAGCGGATACCATCCTGCGTTACAATCCGAGCATTGGTGTACTGAGGTAGAACGGTATTGCCCGCTTGCTTGCGCAATGATTGCATTTCTTCTGCTGCTTTGGCCGTATTGGGCGAATTGTAAGCAGATGTGCCACTGATTGCGGTTAGGTCCGGCGGCACTTCAAGTGTATTGGTATTGATGTTGTCGCTACCGCTGCGGTAATCCACCTTGCTGGTCAAGCCCAGTGAGCCATCGGTTGAGCATGCGGAACACAGAGTAATTACTGCAGCTGCAAGGGTTAACTGCTTCAATTTGGTTGCGTGCATTCGGTTGATTCCAAAAAAGCTGAACTGATTAATGAATACCGGCGTCTTTCATGGCCGCTTGCAAAATACTTTGTGCCTGATCGCTCAGGCGGGTTAGGGGGAGGCGGATTCCGGCCGGGATTTTTCCCATGGTTTCCAGTGCCCATTTCACCGGGATTGGGTTGGCTTCGATAAACAGGTGGCGGTGCAGGCCTTGCAATTGATCGTTAATCTGTTTGGCGGCATCGATTTGGCCTGCTGCTGCAGCGGCGCACATCTGACTCATGGCCTTGGGTGCAATATTGGCGGTGACCGAAATGGTGCCGTGACCGCCAATCAGGATGAAGGGCAGGGTTGAGGCGTCGTCACCGCTGTAAATAGCAAAGTCGGCCGGAGCCTTTTTAATGAGCTCGGCTGCGCGCTCCAGATTACCGGTGGCGTCTTTGATGCCAACAATATTGGGCAGTTGCGCCAGTTGCAAGGCGGTGTCATTGCTCAGATCACACGCTGTACGGCCAGGCACATTGTAGAGCAGCGTAGGCAGAGCGGTGTTTTCAGCGATTGTTTTGAAATGCTGGTAAAGGCCATTCTGCGTAGGTTTGTTGTAATAGGGTACAACGCTCAGACCGTAATTGGCGCCGACTGCCAGCGCCTGATTGGACAGGTGAATCGCTTCACGCGTTGAATTGGCCCCCGTACCTGCAATCACGGGTACACGCCCTGCTGCTTGCTCGACGACGGTGCGAACGATCGCAATATGTTCTTCCACATCTACCGTGGGCGATTCGCCCGTTGTGCCAACAGCGACAATGCCATTGGTGCCTTGCTCAATATGCCAATCAACCAGTTTGCGTAAAGTGGGAAAATCAATTTCGCCGTTCACATCCATAGGGGTGACGAGCGCGACAAGGCTACCTGTGAGCATGAGTAGGAGAACCAATCACAAAAAGAAACCATTCTAACCGAAGCCATAGCGGCTTGAAACAGCATAAAAGAACACTTTTTGTCTTTTCATGCTAGGTAGTGGCCGATTTGTGCTGCGGCCTTGGCTTGAATGTAAAGAAATGTTGCAAATTATTAAGAAGCTGGACGCTGCATTGTAATTATTGAGCGATCTCAAGATCATGTCAGAGCTGGGTATGCCATCCTTGCCATAAGTCCATATTCATGAGGTTTGTTGGGTTCAGGTTTGCCTCTTGCAAACCATAGCGCTAACAGAGCTGATGAATCTGCTTGTTGTGTTCAAGGTGATCTGTTTTCTGTCCCGCACATGTCGGTAGTTAAACATTGCCTAATATTGTGTTGACAGTTAATAATCGCCATACCAGTTAGAGTTCCTAGGCTATGGCTTGGGGATTCAGGGGTTGGAGTTGTAATAAAATGTCAGTCTGGGGTCTGTTGACGTTTGGTTTGCGACGGCAAACCAAACGTCAACAGACCTTAGCTGATTTATAAAAATCTTAGCGTCATTTAAAGGTGAACAAGATGAATATTCTGGGTTATCTACAAAAAATCGGCCGCTCGCTGATGGTGCCAGTCGCCGTCTTGCCTGCTGCGGCAATTATGCTGGGCGTTGGCTACTGGCTCGATCCTGCGGGCTGGGGGTCTAATAGCCAATTGGCTGCGTTCCTGGTTAAGGCAGGTGCGGCAATTATCGACAAGATGCCTATCCTGTTTGCCGTGGGTGTTGCCTATGGTATGTCCAAAGATAAAGACGGTGCGGCAGCTTTGGCAGGTTTGGTTGGTTACCTGGTTGTCACGACATTGCTCTCTCCTGGTGCTGTTGCGCAAATCGAAGGCATCAAGCCTGAAGACGTGCCAAAAGCATTTGGCAAAATTGAAAATGCCTTTGTAGGTATCTTGGCCGGTGTGATTGCGGGCGAGGTCTACAACAAGTTCAGCCAGGTTGAATTGCACAAAGCCTTGGCGTTCTTCAGTGGCCGTCGTTGTGTGCCTATTGTGACCTCGGTCGTGATGATCGTTGTTTCCTTCATTCTGATGGCGGTTTGGCCAGTGATTTACAATGCACTGGTTAACTTTGGTATGGCCATTAAAGATCTGGGCTCGGTGGGTGCTGGTATCTATGCCTTCTTCAATCGTTTGCTGATTCCGGTTGGCCTGCATCACGCGCTGAACTCGGTATTCTGGTTCGACGTTGCTGGCATTAACGACATCCCTAACTTCTTGGGTGGTGCTAAATCACTGGCGGAAGGCAAGGCTGTTGCCGGTGTAACCGGTATGTACCAAGCAGGCTTCTTCCCTGTTATGATGTTCGGCTTGCCTGGTGCTGCGCTGGCTATCTATCACACTGCAAAACCAGCTAACAAAGCAGCGGTTGCCTCTATCATGGGCGCGGCTGCAGTGACTTCTTTTGTCACTGGTGTAACTGAACCGCTTGAGTTCTCCTTTATGTTTGTTGCACCACTGTTGTATGTGTTGCATGCATTCCTGACTGGTGTGTCGGTATTCCTGGCAGCCCAAATGCAGTGGATTTCAGGCTTTGCCTTCTCGGGCGGCTTTATCGACATGTTCTTGTCATCGCAAAATCCGCTGGCAGTTAAGTGGTACATGCTGATCGTTCAAGGTCTGGTGTTCTTTGCGATTTACTACTTTGTATTCCGTGCAGCAATTACAGCTTTGAACCTGAAAACACCGGGTCGTGAAGATGAAGTGGCGGGTGACGCTGCTGCAGCCGCGCCTGCGGTATCTGCTGCGGCTGGTGATGTGGCGCAATTGGGCGCTGCTTACGTGAACGTAGTGGGTGGTGCTGCAAACATTACCAATATCGATGCGTGTATTACCCGTCTGCGCTTGTCAGTGAATGATGCTGATCTGGTTGACGAAGCAGCTGCAAAACGCCTTGGTGCGAGCGGTGTCATCAAGCTCAATAAACAAAGCGTACAAATCATCGTTGGACCTAAAGCCGAGCTGATCGCTGATCAGTTGCGCGCCAACGTTGGGGTTGCTGCAAAAAAGTAGTTGAGGCTGCGCCGCAAGTGAGTGCGGCGCCTAAGGCCTCTGTTTCAGTCGCCTCTGCTGCGGATGAATTGGTACTGCTCTCGCCAATCACCGGTGAAATTGTCGCGCTGGAAAATGTGCCAGACGCTGCATTTGCCAGCAAAGCAGTGGGTGATGGCGTCGCCATCTTGCCAACCGGCAAAACGGTGCTTGCGCCATGCGATGGGCAATTGGTGAAGATTTTCAACACCAACCATGCTTTTGCCTTGGTGAATGATGCAGGCGTCGAGCTGATTGTGCATATCGGTATTGAAACGGTGAAACTGGGTGGTCAGGGCTTTACGCGTCTGGCCGAGCAGGGCAGCTTTGTCAAAGCTGGTCAGCCTGTGCTGGAATTGGATCTTGAATTTTTGGGTGCCAATGCCAAATCGGTGATTAGCCCGGTGGTGCTGAGCAATGCTGATGACTTTGCGCCTTTGCTGAATCTGGCTTCAGGTTCGGTGATTGCCGGTCAGACGCCGCTGTATACCATCAAAAAGAAATAAAGCGCCTTTCGTGCTAGTAAAAACGCCACCTTCGGGTGGCGTTTTTATTTGACGATAAACGCCACTCGCGTCGCGAGGTTCCCCTCAAGGAGGGGACGGAAGGGGTGGGAATAAAACAGACAGGCTACAGTTTCGAGCCTCGATTTCTCAGGCACGGCTTTGCCGTGACTTGGCAGTGCTGATATCCCACTTTGTCAGTAGCCTGAAACGCCACCTTCGGGTGGCGTTTTTTTATGGTGTTGTGGATGTGTTTAATACTGAGCCAGCAAGCGCGCCAGCTGCTCAGCCGGAGCCTGATTGCTTGCTGAAAAGGCACCAAAGAAGTTGCTGGTTTGCGGGTGGTGGGGGATAAATGCTTCGTCAGGATAGTCGGCCAGAAAACGGCGAGAAATGCTGGCCATGGTCTGGATCTGTAGTTGTTGCTGAGCCATTAGTGAGGCCAGCTGGGCAATCAGATCGGCCTGTGTGAGGGTGTGATCCAGTGCCTTGGCTTGCGTGTTTGCCTCTGATAGCAGTCTCCAGTCCAGAAATGGCGGCGCGCCTTGCGGAGTGAGCAGTGTATGCCAAAGCTGGTTGATGTATCCGCATGAGCCCAGCGGCCCAATATGGAGCCAGCCATTGTGGATGGGTGCCAGATGGTCGATCAGGCTGGCCGCCTCGGTCAGTTGTGCATTGTTGCCGCTGGCCAGCGTGATAAAGCCGTGGCTCGGGGCGATCGGGGAAGGGACGAGCAGCAAATCAAGCAGATTGGGATGGCTGGCTTGCAGGCGATGCACGTATTGATCATCAGGCGCCTGCACTAGCAAAACCTGCGCACCGCTGGCGATGCCCTGTAGCTGGCTGCTCAGAGGATGCAGGCTGTAGCTGTGCACAGGCGGATGAAAGCCAAGCCGCGCTGAGATTAGGGGTATAAGCTGGGAAGGGGCTACTAGATGAGTGTGCATCAATATACCCCTTTGGGTAAATTACTCGTCGTGGCAGGTATTGAGTAGTTTTTTCAAGCTGTCGATGTTCTCCAGCTCGATCAGGCGGTTTTGTACCTTGATAAAGCCCTGATCCTGGAATTTGGACAAGGTGCGGCTCACCGTTTCCAGCTTCAAGCCCAGATAGCTACCGATTTCTTCGCGAGTCATGCGCAAATGAAAGCTGCTGGACGAATAGCCTCGAATGGCAAAGCGTTGCGACAGATTAAGCAAAAATGCCGCCAGACGCTCTTCGGCTTTCATATTGCCCAGTAATAGCATCACGCCATGATCGCGAACGATTTCGCGGCTCATCACTTTATGGAAGTGGCGTTGCAGCAGCGGGATTTCGCGTGACAGTTCTTCAATATCATTAAATGGTAGCTCGCAGACTTCACTGTCTTCCAGCGCAATCGCGTCGCAAGTATGCACATCCGTGCTGATCGCATCCATGCCCATCAATTCGCCCGACATATGGAAGCCGGTCACTTGCTCGCGGCCATCTTCCGAAATCACGCTGGCTTTGAAAAAGCCCAAGCGGATAGCGTAGAGCGAACGGAATGGCTCACCTGCACGATACAGCGCCTCGCCGCGTTTGACCGGGCGGGCCTGTGTGATGATGCCATCCAGCTCCTGCATTTCCTCCGGCGACAGACCCAAAGGCAGACAGAGTTCACGCAAGCTGCAGTTGGTGCATGAATTGCGCAGATGGCGTGGTGACATGTCGCGAACTTGGATCGGGGAAATCATGGGACTCTCACAAGATGATAGTTAAAACAGGCAGGGTAAGTATTGTACCTCTCCGAAGAGGTAGATACCCCACTGTCAGTGCAAGGAACTTGATATGGATCAAGCTCAATCATTGTACTAGCTTTTAAGCTGCGCCAGCTAGCTTGAGTTTGCACCCGCTCCGGCGTGATTTTGTGGCAATCATTTCAGCGGCGCTCTGCTTGGTCAAGCCAGCATGAAGACAAAGTCGCTTGGCACAGTCTGTCACGTAAGGCCGCGGCAAAGCATCTCGGGATAGCCCGAAGCAATAAAAAAACAGCGCAACAATCAAGGCAGAATACACAATGGGCAAGGAATTAATACAGGGTCTCGGTGGGGTTGAATTCGATCGCGAGCTGATTGTTCGTTACGATGGCAAGGGCCCGCGTTATACCTCTTACCCCACGGCAGACCGCTTTACTGAAGTGGTCAGTAGCGAGCAGTACGCACAGATTTTGCAGCAGCGCCTGCCCGGCGCTTTGCTTAGCCCACTGTCTCTTTATTTTCACATCCCTTTCTGCAATACCATATGTTACTACTGTGGCTGTAACAAAATCATTACAAAAGACACGAGCAAGGCCGATGTCTATATCGACTACCTCAACCGCGAAATCGAGATGAATGCCGCCCAGCTGCCGCAGCGCTCCAGGGTTAGCCAGCTGCATTTTGGCGGCGGTACGCCAACTTTTTTGTCCGAAGTGCAACTTGCCCGGCTGATCGGGGTGGTCAGAACGCATTTTGATTTGCTGCCGGGCGGCGAGTATTCAATCGAAATCGACCCGCGCAAAGTGGGCGAATCGATGATCCGCACGCTGGCTGGCTTGGGTTTTAACCGCATGAGCGTCGGGATTCAGGATTTCAATCCTGCGGTGCAAGAGGCCGTGAACCGGATTCAGAGCGAGGAGGAAACCCGCTCGGTGATCGAGGCGGCGCGCATGCACGGCTTTAAATCGGTCAGTGTCGATCTGATTTATGGCTTGCCCAAGCAAACCGCTGCCACTGTGGCCGAGACGATAGAACGGGTGCTCAGCTTGCGCCCGGATCGTATTGCGCTCTACAACTATGCGCATCTGCCCGAGCGTTTTATGCCGCAACGCCGGATCAACGAGGCTGATTTGCCTGCGGCTGAAGTTAAACTCGATATTCTGCAAAATTCGATCAGCCAACTGCTGGACGCTGGCTATGTGCTGATCGGCATGGATCATTTTGCGCTGCCCAACGATGATCTGGCCGTCGCACAGCGCCGAGGGCGGCTGCAGCGCAATTTTCAGGGTTATTCAACGCACGCGGACTGTGATTTGCTTGCCTTTGGCGTGTCGTCCATTGGCAAGGTCGGTGCCAATTACCATCAGAACGTCAAAACGCTGGATGAGTATTACGCCAAGCTCGATGCGGGCGAGTTTCCGGTGGTGCGCGGCTTGCAGATGAATCGGGATGATGTGATTCGCCGCGCCGTGATTCAGGCGCTGATGTGCCAATTCGAGCTGTATTATCAGGCGATTGAAGTCAGCTATATGATCGACTTTTTTGATTATTTTGCCCAGGAGCTGACGCTGCTGCAGCCGTTGGTTGCTGATGGTTTGCTGACTATCGAGACCGATGGCCTGTTTGTCACCGCCAAGGGCCGGATGCTGATTCGTTCTATTGCGATGATTTTTGACCAGTATCTGCGGACAAAAACCACGCAGGCAAGGTATTCTCGGCTGATCTGATTTTCCTCTGGCGCGTCGCTGCGGTGGCGCGAATCTCTTCATGCTTGAAATCAATTTGCTGGCGCTGTTTCTGGCCGGTTTGCTCGGTGGCGGCCATTGCGCTGGTATGTGTGGCGGCATTGTCACCGCATTCAGTCTGCAGCTGCCCGCCGGAGCGCGTTGGCCGTATCTGCTGGGTTTTAATCTGGGCCGTTTGGCCGGTTATGCGCTGATTGGGGCTTTACTGGGCGCTCTGGCTAGCTTTGCCACGCTGGCAGCCTTGCAAAGCGTTAAAGTCGGGCTATTTTTTGCCGCCAATGTGCTGCTATTTATTCTGGGTTTGTATATTGCAGGCTGGAGCAAGGCGCTGACGCGGATTGAAGCACTGGGTCAGCCACTCTGGCGACGGATTCAGCCGCTGATGCGCAAGTTATTACCCATCAGGAGTATCTGGCAGACACCCTTGATTGGTTTGCTCTGGGGCTGGATACCCTGTGGTTTGGTTTACACGGCCAGCCTGTCAGCACTGGCCAGCGCCAATCCGATTAACGGGGCGGGCATCATGCTGGCCTTTGGTCTGGGCACTTTACCTAACCTCTTGCTGATGGGTTTGATGGCGCACAAGCTGCAAACTTTGCTGAAAAAAATCTGGTTTCGTCGATCTTGCGGCTTGCTGGTGATGGCCTTGGCAGCACATCAACTGGCGCTGCTTGTTGGGTATATGTCGGTGCATTAGATTGGAATTGGCTTGTGTGGCAATACCCAGGCCTGTATTGATTTAGAGCTTTTTCTGCATTAACAAAGCATTGCCATATTGCGCCAGCGCAGCGTCCTGTACCGCAGTGGCTGTAAAGCCCAGCTTGCGCCAGAATATGTCGGCTTGACCTACGGCCACCAGCATCGCAACTGGAAAACCCGCCGCTGTGCCCCAATCCAGCGCGTGCTGGGCCAGCGTGATGCCCAGCTGCAGGCCGCGTCCGGCCGGATCAATCGCCAGATCGTGCAAATAAAAACGATCCGCTTGCGCAGGCCAGGCCGCGTCACCGCGATTGAGCGCGGGCGGTGTATCGCCCGCCCACGGATGGGTAAACAGATAGCCCAGCGGCTGGCCATGCATTTCAATCAGCCAGTTGCAATGGGGTGCAAACTGCAATTTGGCGGCAAAGGTTACGGCATCTTCGAGCAAGTCGGCGGGATAGCAGGCCGACTGGATGTGCAGAATGTGCGGCAGATCGGTGGGGGCGATGTTGCGGATCAGCGGAGATGACACTTGACCAGGCTCTGTGTTTTGGATTGAATTCGCCCGATATTTTACTGCAAAGGTGAGCACATGAGCCTGGAAAACCCCTGCATGAGCTGTGGCGCGTGCTGCGCCGCATTTCGTGTCTCGTTTGATCGCTCCGAATTATCCAGCGAAGGTGGGCTGGTGCCTGATGGTCTGGCTGATATGGAAACGGCCTACACCGCACGCCTGCGTGGCACCGATTATGCCCAGCCGCGTTGTCTGGCGCTGGTGGGCACCATTGGCCAGCAGGTTTCGTGTGGTATTTATCGCGAACGCCCGTCGCCATGTCGCGAATTTGGCGCGCTGGCTGAAATCGGCGTCTTCAGTGAGGCCTGTAACCGCGCCCGAGCGCGTCATGGTTTGCCGCCGCTACAGATCGCTGGCGAGTGATTTTTTCAGCGCTCTTATAGGCCGCGTCGTTCGATCAGCGCCTGAGCCAACGTGCCCGGATCGACGTGTTCCAGCTCGCCGCCCACTGGCAGGCCGCGGGCAATGCGGCTGACTTTCAAGCCCCGTGCGCGCAGCATTTCGGCCAGATAATGCGCGGTGGCTTCGCCCTCGGTGGTGAAATTGGTCGCCAGTACGACTTCTTCGACAATCCCGTCGCTAGCACGTTGGAGGAGTTGATTGAGCGCGATGTCTTTCGGGCCAATGCCATCCAGCGGCGAGAGGCGCCCCATTAACACAAAATACAGTCCTTCAAAACTGCGCGTGTGTTCGATCGACATCAAATCGGTCGGCATTTCGACGACGCAGAGCAGGGCATGATTGCGCTGCTCATCCGAGCAAATATCGCAGACATCGGCTTCGGTAAAGGTATTGCAATGGCGGCAATGTTTCAGCGTACCCAGTGCCTCAACCAGCGATTGCGCCAAGCGGCCTGCGCCATCCTGATCGCGTTGCACCAGATGAAACGCCATTCGCGTCGCTGATTTGGGGCCAACGCCGGGCAAAACGCGCAGAGCTTCGATCAGATTATGTAGCGAACGTGGCGTGCTCATGGGGTATTGCCTTGGAGGATAATTCAGAATTGGTCTGCATGCTGATACTAGGTGGTGTATCTAATGCAGCTTTCCGAGTGGTGAGCCCACGCAGAG encodes the following:
- a CDS encoding GNAT family N-acetyltransferase, translated to MSSPLIRNIAPTDLPHILHIQSACYPADLLEDAVTFAAKLQFAPHCNWLIEMHGQPLGYLFTHPWAGDTPPALNRGDAAWPAQADRFYLHDLAIDPAGRGLQLGITLAQHALDWGTAAGFPVAMLVAVGQADIFWRKLGFTATAVQDAALAQYGNALLMQKKL
- the hemN gene encoding oxygen-independent coproporphyrinogen III oxidase, whose product is MGKELIQGLGGVEFDRELIVRYDGKGPRYTSYPTADRFTEVVSSEQYAQILQQRLPGALLSPLSLYFHIPFCNTICYYCGCNKIITKDTSKADVYIDYLNREIEMNAAQLPQRSRVSQLHFGGGTPTFLSEVQLARLIGVVRTHFDLLPGGEYSIEIDPRKVGESMIRTLAGLGFNRMSVGIQDFNPAVQEAVNRIQSEEETRSVIEAARMHGFKSVSVDLIYGLPKQTAATVAETIERVLSLRPDRIALYNYAHLPERFMPQRRINEADLPAAEVKLDILQNSISQLLDAGYVLIGMDHFALPNDDLAVAQRRGRLQRNFQGYSTHADCDLLAFGVSSIGKVGANYHQNVKTLDEYYAKLDAGEFPVVRGLQMNRDDVIRRAVIQALMCQFELYYQAIEVSYMIDFFDYFAQELTLLQPLVADGLLTIETDGLFVTAKGRMLIRSIAMIFDQYLRTKTTQARYSRLI
- a CDS encoding PTS sugar transporter subunit IIA; this encodes MSAAPKASVSVASAADELVLLSPITGEIVALENVPDAAFASKAVGDGVAILPTGKTVLAPCDGQLVKIFNTNHAFALVNDAGVELIVHIGIETVKLGGQGFTRLAEQGSFVKAGQPVLELDLEFLGANAKSVISPVVLSNADDFAPLLNLASGSVIAGQTPLYTIKKK
- the bamC gene encoding outer membrane protein assembly factor BamC is translated as MHATKLKQLTLAAAVITLCSACSTDGSLGLTSKVDYRSGSDNINTNTLEVPPDLTAISGTSAYNSPNTAKAAEEMQSLRKQAGNTVLPQYTNARIVTQDGIRFIEADVTPDQAWDNVKDFWLSNGFILTTENPTIGIMETDWLQNRADLPTDAITKLFRKIADQFVSTDTLDKYRARIERSSKPNAVNIYITHRGMTEVYKEGQATTQQWNGTVWTPSAPKPELEAEIMGLMLQSFGVSKEASQQAIKPVENLPARANLLASQQIEILDGYDRAWRRVGLAFDRIGYNIQDRNRSTGVYTVQRAASDIDKESETSYFSALAFWKKSDASDAASKSLGQTFEVKLTEQGGKTLLALSSKEGAINPDVQKKILNDLLLQLK
- a CDS encoding YkgJ family cysteine cluster protein; protein product: MSLENPCMSCGACCAAFRVSFDRSELSSEGGLVPDGLADMETAYTARLRGTDYAQPRCLALVGTIGQQVSCGIYRERPSPCREFGALAEIGVFSEACNRARARHGLPPLQIAGE
- a CDS encoding sulfite exporter TauE/SafE family protein; amino-acid sequence: MLEINLLALFLAGLLGGGHCAGMCGGIVTAFSLQLPAGARWPYLLGFNLGRLAGYALIGALLGALASFATLAALQSVKVGLFFAANVLLFILGLYIAGWSKALTRIEALGQPLWRRIQPLMRKLLPIRSIWQTPLIGLLWGWIPCGLVYTASLSALASANPINGAGIMLAFGLGTLPNLLLMGLMAHKLQTLLKKIWFRRSCGLLVMALAAHQLALLVGYMSVH
- the recR gene encoding recombination mediator RecR, producing MSTPRSLHNLIEALRVLPGVGPKSATRMAFHLVQRDQDGAGRLAQSLVEALGTLKHCRHCNTFTEADVCDICSDEQRNHALLCVVEMPTDLMSIEHTRSFEGLYFVLMGRLSPLDGIGPKDIALNQLLQRASDGIVEEVVLATNFTTEGEATAHYLAEMLRARGLKVSRIARGLPVGGELEHVDPGTLAQALIERRGL
- the fnr gene encoding fumarate/nitrate reduction transcriptional regulator Fnr is translated as MISPIQVRDMSPRHLRNSCTNCSLRELCLPLGLSPEEMQELDGIITQARPVKRGEALYRAGEPFRSLYAIRLGFFKASVISEDGREQVTGFHMSGELMGMDAISTDVHTCDAIALEDSEVCELPFNDIEELSREIPLLQRHFHKVMSREIVRDHGVMLLLGNMKAEERLAAFLLNLSQRFAIRGYSSSSFHLRMTREEIGSYLGLKLETVSRTLSKFQDQGFIKVQNRLIELENIDSLKKLLNTCHDE
- the nagE gene encoding N-acetylglucosamine-specific PTS transporter subunit IIBC, with translation MNILGYLQKIGRSLMVPVAVLPAAAIMLGVGYWLDPAGWGSNSQLAAFLVKAGAAIIDKMPILFAVGVAYGMSKDKDGAAALAGLVGYLVVTTLLSPGAVAQIEGIKPEDVPKAFGKIENAFVGILAGVIAGEVYNKFSQVELHKALAFFSGRRCVPIVTSVVMIVVSFILMAVWPVIYNALVNFGMAIKDLGSVGAGIYAFFNRLLIPVGLHHALNSVFWFDVAGINDIPNFLGGAKSLAEGKAVAGVTGMYQAGFFPVMMFGLPGAALAIYHTAKPANKAAVASIMGAAAVTSFVTGVTEPLEFSFMFVAPLLYVLHAFLTGVSVFLAAQMQWISGFAFSGGFIDMFLSSQNPLAVKWYMLIVQGLVFFAIYYFVFRAAITALNLKTPGREDEVAGDAAAAAPAVSAAAGDVAQLGAAYVNVVGGAANITNIDACITRLRLSVNDADLVDEAAAKRLGASGVIKLNKQSVQIIVGPKAELIADQLRANVGVAAKK
- the dapA gene encoding 4-hydroxy-tetrahydrodipicolinate synthase, with protein sequence MLTGSLVALVTPMDVNGEIDFPTLRKLVDWHIEQGTNGIVAVGTTGESPTVDVEEHIAIVRTVVEQAAGRVPVIAGTGANSTREAIHLSNQALAVGANYGLSVVPYYNKPTQNGLYQHFKTIAENTALPTLLYNVPGRTACDLSNDTALQLAQLPNIVGIKDATGNLERAAELIKKAPADFAIYSGDDASTLPFILIGGHGTISVTANIAPKAMSQMCAAAAAGQIDAAKQINDQLQGLHRHLFIEANPIPVKWALETMGKIPAGIRLPLTRLSDQAQSILQAAMKDAGIH